A stretch of the Lolium perenne isolate Kyuss_39 chromosome 3, Kyuss_2.0, whole genome shotgun sequence genome encodes the following:
- the LOC139837786 gene encoding uncharacterized protein produces the protein MESAVAGVAGDEVFARWLAEVKNRTNSVRRRSSSAEIPTVPCFVRRQFNNLVGNIFFVVTSDEVKYKFHVKKGSSKTRVFGTGYQKFLHDYDLKVGDCIMFGFDSAPELFGIFAVGPDGTEKHRVDEIPTAVVHTKGVMLTTAQTLKKEQLLRERGLGLGVVFVHTLTNTDLKGNGLRIPKEVVRSLNISESGEACFFVDDYGYHPQGAYYTTTDGRMKFDSCWSEFTKEYNFESGNVVLILFNQGG, from the exons ATGGAGTCCGCGGTggccggagtcgccggcgacgaggtttttgCGCGGTGGCTCGCCGAAGTTAAGAACAGGACGAACTCCGTGCGGCGGCGAAGCAGCTCCGCCGAGATTCCG actgtgccttgttttgtgaggaggcagttcaacaaccttgttggtaatatcttttttgtcgttacatcggatgaagtgaagtacaaatttcatgttaagaaaggcagttcgaagacacgtgtttttggtactggataccaaaaatttcttcatgactacgacctgaaagttggtgactgtatcatgtttgggtttgatagtgctcctgaactgtttgggatttttgcagtaggtcctgatggcactgaaaagcatcgtgtcgatg aaattccaactgcagttgtccacactaaaggtgttatgcttactactgctcaaacattgaagaaggaacaacttctccgtgagcgtggtcttggtcttggtgttgtttttgtgcacaccttgacgaatactgatttgaagggcaatggactg cgtataccgaaggaagttgttaggtccttgaatatctctgaaagcggggaggcatgtttttttgttgatgactatggctaccaccctcagggtgcatactacactactactgatggaaggatgaagttcgattcctgctggtcggagtttactaaggagtataactttgaatctgggaatgttgttctcattcttttcaaccagggcggctga